One Pleurodeles waltl isolate 20211129_DDA chromosome 3_2, aPleWal1.hap1.20221129, whole genome shotgun sequence genomic window carries:
- the LOC138286570 gene encoding post-GPI attachment to proteins factor 4-like has translation MGQRVTHTCKRWSCLSSPRLQGTLLIVLTFFVFSPNQINLTTKQHLSHSMKEGQAAVEYLKQLLPPMNSILPPRLFRKSDGKMRLVVTVITVRRTPQYHYLMQVVSRFHRLLVECGNDCPRTHLFICNVDRKPSSHEDAVILNKIFHHTERNNTDPQYFTTDPQHIHRNPFEKEKRDYIYCLEETLLSFSPEYVLLVEDDAVPEAEIFRVLNYLLLFRFPGRPLGGALYIKLYHPERLQNYLNPEPMRILEWLGVGMFVGTIFSLLYAQARRQTRPTWRTVIFFALYSMVLVEVVGRHYLLELRRLSPSLYNLAPATECCTQAMLYSSSSAQRVLGYLSEIQCKPGFAKDTALYSILQQTEEWALVVEPNLVQHIGLFSSLPRGRSK, from the coding sequence ATGGGACAGCGAGTGACGCACACCTGCAAGAGATGGTCCTGTTTATCCAGTCCAAGACTACAGGGAACTTTGTTAATTGTGCTGACATTCTTTGTGTTCTCCCCCAATCAGATTAACCTCACGACTAAACAGCATCTGTCGCATAGCATGAAGGAAGGACAAGCAGCTGTTGAGTACCTGAAGCAACTGCTTCCACCCATGAATTCAATACTGCCACCTCGTCTCTTTAGGAAATCAGATGGGAAGATGCGGTTGGTAGTCACAGTCATCACTGTCCGGAGGACACCCCAGTACCATTACTTAATGCAAGTGGTTTCACGCTTTCATCGCCTCCTGGTGGAATGTGGAAATGACTGTCCACGTACCCACCTCTTCATTTGCAATGTTGATCGAAAGCCAAGTAGCCATGAGGATGCTGTGATCTTGAACAAGATTTTCCATCACACTGAGCGGAACAACACTGACCCTCAATACTTTACCACTGACCCCCAGCACATACACCGCAACCCCTTTGAGAAGGAGAAACGAGATTATATTTACTGTCTAGAAGAGACATTATTGTCATTCAGTCCTGAGTATGTGTTGCTGGTAGAGGATGATGCTGTTCCGGAAGCAGAGATCTTCAGAGTTCTGAACTATCTTCTGCTGTTCCGCTTTCCAGGTAGGCCTCTTGGAGGTGCTCTGTATATTAAACTCTATCACCCTGAGCGTCTTCAGAACTATCTGAACCCAGAGCCCATGAGGATTTTGGAGTGGCtgggtgttggaatgtttgtgggcACAATCTTTAGCTTGTTGTATGCCCAGGCCAGGAGACAGACACGCCCCACCTGGCGTACAGTCATCTTCTTTGCTCTGTACAGCATGGTACTGGTGGAAGTGGTTGGCCGCCACTACCTCTTGGAACTACGCCGTCTGTCTCCTTCACTCTACAATCTGGCACCTGCCACAGAGTGCTGTACGCAAGCCATGCTATACTCTTCTTCATCAGCTCAGCGGGTGCTGGGCTACCTGTCAGAGATACAGTGCAAGCCAGGCTTTGCAAAGGACACAGCCCTTTATTCTATCCTTCAGCAGACAGAGGAGTGGGCTTTAGTGGTTGAACCCAATCTGGTGCAGCACATAGGACTCTTCTCAAGCCTCCCAAGGGGGAGGTCTAAATGA